A genomic segment from Sphingobacteriales bacterium encodes:
- a CDS encoding T9SS type A sorting domain-containing protein — protein sequence MKMKNVYLLFLITFLCFGLSFKLSAQKIAAGGWHTVVVCQDGTVKAFGENASGQLGNGDNTDSNVPVSTGLTDVIAVSAGGDQLEAHSMALKNDGTVWAWGSNLYGQLGNASTTNTNVPVQTLLLSNVKEIAAGGWHSVALKNDGTVWTWGWNMDGQLGDGTTTDRIIPGQVPGLTDIVQIAAGTYHTLALKSDGTVWAWGDNVSGQIGNGTTGTDVTSPVKVSGLTNVVKIDAGRFFSIAVKSDGSVWTWGENLYGQLGDSTTTDRNVPGQVVGITAKLPVIMAAGAFHCMIVKSDGTVWAWGRNTYGNLGDNTVTHRLLPVQMIDISDVAGMDAGTNFSIIYKNDGTFWACGRNASGQLGDGTFTQRNLLTQSSGVCPILSDIHEFPEPEEVNLKTFPNPSENGIFELNFSGDDQNFTNINIEVYDMMGHQVLNKQIHSENNHHPVIIDLSGQSSGIYLLKMGTGNSFYSVKLIKR from the coding sequence ATGAAAATGAAAAATGTATATCTGTTATTTTTAATCACATTTCTGTGTTTTGGATTAAGTTTTAAACTCTCTGCACAGAAAATAGCTGCCGGAGGCTGGCATACGGTGGTTGTCTGTCAGGACGGCACCGTCAAAGCTTTTGGTGAAAATGCCTCCGGTCAACTGGGAAACGGAGATAACACCGACAGCAATGTACCTGTATCCACCGGACTGACTGACGTTATTGCCGTTTCGGCTGGAGGCGATCAACTGGAAGCCCATTCCATGGCGTTGAAAAACGATGGTACTGTCTGGGCCTGGGGCAGCAACCTCTATGGACAACTTGGTAATGCAAGCACGACCAACACAAATGTCCCCGTTCAAACCCTTTTACTCAGCAATGTCAAAGAAATTGCTGCCGGAGGGTGGCATTCCGTAGCCCTGAAAAATGATGGTACCGTCTGGACATGGGGATGGAACATGGATGGGCAGTTGGGAGATGGAACCACAACCGACAGAATTATTCCCGGCCAGGTTCCCGGGCTGACAGATATTGTTCAGATTGCTGCTGGCACCTACCATACGCTTGCCTTAAAATCCGATGGAACTGTGTGGGCATGGGGTGATAATGTCAGCGGTCAGATTGGAAATGGTACTACCGGCACGGATGTAACTTCACCTGTGAAAGTTTCAGGACTGACAAATGTTGTAAAAATCGATGCAGGAAGGTTTTTTTCCATTGCTGTCAAAAGTGACGGCAGCGTTTGGACGTGGGGTGAAAACCTCTACGGACAATTAGGCGACAGTACCACAACCGACCGGAATGTCCCCGGTCAGGTTGTTGGTATTACCGCAAAACTGCCTGTCATCATGGCTGCAGGTGCTTTTCACTGTATGATCGTAAAATCCGATGGAACTGTGTGGGCATGGGGACGTAATACCTATGGTAATCTGGGAGACAATACCGTTACTCACCGTCTCTTACCTGTGCAAATGATTGATATTTCTGATGTGGCAGGCATGGATGCCGGAACCAATTTCTCCATTATTTACAAAAATGATGGAACTTTTTGGGCATGCGGAAGAAATGCCAGTGGTCAGTTAGGGGATGGAACTTTTACCCAGAGAAACCTGCTTACTCAGTCTTCAGGAGTTTGTCCGATTTTGTCAGACATTCATGAATTTCCTGAACCTGAGGAAGTTAATCTGAAAACCTTCCCAAATCCATCAGAAAACGGAATATTTGAATTGAACTTTTCAGGAGATGATCAAAACTTCACAAATATCAATATCGAAGTTTATGACATGATGGGACATCAGGTGCTGAACAAACAGATACATTCTGAAAACAATCATCATCCGGTTATCATTGATCTTTCAGGACAAAGTTCCGGTATTTACCTGCTTAAAATGGGAACAGGCAATAGTTTTTACAGCGTTAAATTAATCAAACGCTAA
- the nifJ gene encoding pyruvate:ferredoxin (flavodoxin) oxidoreductase — MSKKKTYVVCDGNYAAAHIAYMFSEIAAIYPITPSSTMAEYVDEWAAYGRKNIFNQEVKVAEMQSEAGAAGAVHGSLQSGALTSTFTASQGLLLMIPNMYKIAAELLPGVFHVSARTVAAHALSIFGDHSDVYATRQTGFALLASGSVQQCMDLAGVAHLSAIKSRIPFLHFFDGFRTSAELQKVELLNEEDLKPLLDTEALQRFRDNALNPEHPVTKGTAQNPDIFFQAKEAVNRIYEPVADIVDQYMQEITKITGREYHPFTYYGHPEAENIIVAMASVTDTTKEVVDYLMAKGEKVGLITCHLFRPFSPKYFFNVFPNTVKRITVLDRSKEPGANGEPLYKDIRDLFYLKENAPVIVGGRYGLSSKDTTPAQILAVFNNMKRNEPKNHFTIGIIDDVTFTNLPTEEEINTSSPGTYEAKFYGIGADGTVGANKNSIKIIGDNTDKYCQGYFAYDSKKSGGFTVSHLRFGDSPIRSPYYVNQPDFVACHVPSYLDKYDMLRGLKKGGTFLFNSIWDVEETKSKLPDHMKKYLAENNIKFYIINATKIAEELGLGTRTNSIMQSAFFKVSNVIPFDLALKEMQKAIKKTYGRKGEEIVKMNFDALDRGAEVIEVPVPVEWKNIEIKETTLSSDLPEFIKNVVEPINAQKGDLLPVSAFIGREDGTFPAGTTEYEKRGIAVNVPEWIAENCIQCNQCAFVCPHAAIRPFILTEEEAQNAPKGTVFQQGLAQLKAYKFKIQVSVLDCTGCGNCADICPAKTKALVMKPLESQLDEIPRWDYMNKVVGYKDHILPKDKSVKNSQFAQPLFEFSGACAGCGETPHIKTITQLFGERMIVANATGCSSIYGGSAPSTPYRANSKSGHGVAWGNSLFEDNAEYGFGIAIGIKNIRNRIAEMMASANGNFSDEIKALFAQWIEHKDNAEKSKEISEQLYPLLEKSKEPLAKELLSLRQYFVKKSIWIIGGDGWAYDIGYGGLDHVIASGEDVNILVLDTEVYSNTGGQASKSTPVGAVAKFAASGMKTRKKDLGAMAMTYGYVYVAQVAMGASQSQYFKAIKEAEEYPGPSLIIAYSPCINHGLHKGMGKSQEEMEYAVKSGYWHLYRYNPLLEKEGKNPFQLDSPEPDWSKFQEFLNNEVRYTSLRKSFPAEAMKLFEIAEQDAKWRYNYYKRLAEIDYSKS, encoded by the coding sequence ATGAGTAAGAAAAAAACTTATGTCGTATGTGATGGTAATTATGCTGCCGCACATATTGCTTATATGTTCAGTGAAATAGCTGCCATTTATCCGATAACTCCCTCCTCAACCATGGCAGAATATGTTGATGAATGGGCTGCTTATGGAAGGAAAAATATTTTCAATCAGGAAGTTAAGGTTGCTGAAATGCAATCGGAAGCCGGAGCGGCAGGTGCGGTACATGGGTCCCTTCAATCCGGAGCATTGACCTCCACTTTTACTGCCTCTCAGGGTTTGCTGCTGATGATTCCCAATATGTATAAAATAGCTGCTGAGTTGTTGCCGGGGGTTTTCCACGTGTCAGCCCGTACGGTGGCCGCTCATGCACTGTCCATCTTTGGCGACCATTCCGATGTTTATGCCACCCGACAGACTGGTTTTGCCCTTTTGGCCAGCGGCAGTGTTCAGCAATGTATGGACCTGGCAGGAGTGGCTCATCTGTCAGCTATAAAATCACGTATTCCTTTTCTTCATTTCTTTGATGGATTCCGTACTTCTGCAGAATTACAAAAAGTTGAATTGCTGAATGAAGAAGATTTAAAACCTCTTCTCGATACCGAAGCCCTTCAGCGTTTCAGAGATAATGCCCTGAATCCCGAACATCCGGTTACCAAAGGAACAGCTCAGAATCCTGACATTTTCTTCCAGGCCAAAGAAGCTGTCAACAGGATATATGAACCTGTTGCCGACATTGTTGACCAATACATGCAGGAAATTACAAAAATCACCGGCAGAGAATATCATCCCTTTACCTATTATGGCCATCCTGAAGCCGAAAATATCATTGTAGCAATGGCTTCCGTTACCGATACCACAAAAGAAGTAGTGGATTACCTGATGGCAAAAGGCGAAAAAGTTGGTTTGATTACCTGTCATCTTTTCCGTCCGTTTTCTCCGAAATATTTCTTTAATGTTTTCCCAAATACGGTTAAAAGAATTACTGTTCTTGACCGTTCAAAAGAACCGGGTGCCAACGGTGAACCACTTTACAAAGACATCCGCGACCTGTTTTATCTGAAAGAAAATGCTCCGGTTATAGTTGGCGGAAGATACGGACTGAGTTCGAAGGATACTACTCCTGCACAGATACTCGCAGTTTTCAACAACATGAAAAGAAATGAGCCCAAAAATCATTTCACCATCGGAATCATTGATGATGTAACATTTACCAATTTACCAACAGAAGAAGAAATCAATACTTCATCACCCGGAACTTATGAAGCCAAGTTTTACGGGATCGGTGCTGACGGTACAGTCGGTGCAAATAAAAATTCCATTAAAATTATCGGGGATAATACAGATAAATACTGCCAGGGCTACTTTGCCTACGATTCAAAGAAATCAGGTGGCTTTACCGTTTCTCACCTGAGGTTTGGTGATTCCCCGATACGTTCGCCTTATTATGTCAATCAGCCTGACTTTGTAGCCTGTCATGTCCCTTCTTATCTTGATAAATATGACATGCTCCGGGGTTTGAAAAAAGGTGGGACATTTCTGTTCAACAGCATCTGGGATGTGGAGGAAACCAAATCAAAACTTCCGGATCACATGAAAAAATACCTTGCCGAAAACAACATCAAATTCTATATAATCAATGCAACAAAAATAGCTGAAGAGCTGGGTCTGGGCACCCGTACCAACTCCATCATGCAATCTGCCTTTTTCAAAGTATCGAATGTCATACCCTTTGACTTAGCCTTGAAAGAAATGCAGAAAGCCATTAAAAAAACATACGGAAGAAAAGGGGAAGAAATAGTTAAAATGAATTTTGATGCCCTTGATCGCGGGGCTGAAGTGATAGAAGTACCTGTTCCCGTGGAATGGAAAAACATTGAAATAAAAGAAACCACATTAAGTTCTGATCTGCCGGAATTCATTAAAAATGTTGTGGAGCCAATCAATGCACAAAAAGGAGATTTATTGCCCGTCAGTGCGTTTATTGGCAGGGAAGATGGAACATTTCCCGCTGGAACTACCGAATATGAAAAGAGAGGTATTGCAGTCAATGTGCCTGAATGGATTGCAGAAAACTGTATTCAGTGTAATCAATGTGCTTTTGTATGTCCGCATGCTGCCATCCGGCCATTTATCCTGACTGAGGAAGAAGCTCAAAACGCTCCGAAAGGCACGGTCTTCCAGCAAGGACTTGCACAGTTAAAAGCATATAAATTCAAAATTCAGGTCAGTGTTCTGGATTGTACCGGCTGCGGCAACTGTGCCGATATTTGTCCGGCAAAGACCAAAGCATTGGTTATGAAACCGCTTGAAAGCCAATTGGATGAAATTCCACGCTGGGATTACATGAACAAAGTGGTTGGTTATAAAGACCACATTCTGCCAAAAGACAAATCGGTAAAAAACAGCCAGTTTGCTCAACCTTTATTTGAATTTTCAGGTGCCTGTGCCGGATGCGGTGAAACCCCTCATATCAAAACAATTACACAATTATTCGGAGAAAGAATGATTGTAGCCAATGCAACCGGCTGCTCTTCCATTTACGGTGGCTCTGCTCCTTCAACCCCTTATCGCGCCAACAGTAAGAGCGGACATGGGGTGGCATGGGGTAATTCATTGTTTGAAGATAATGCTGAATATGGATTTGGCATAGCAATCGGTATTAAAAACATCCGAAACCGCATTGCCGAAATGATGGCCTCGGCAAACGGTAATTTTTCTGATGAAATAAAAGCATTGTTTGCGCAGTGGATTGAACATAAAGACAATGCCGAAAAATCAAAAGAAATTTCGGAACAACTTTATCCATTGCTGGAAAAATCGAAAGAACCTTTAGCCAAAGAATTGTTATCCCTCCGCCAGTACTTTGTTAAAAAATCGATCTGGATCATTGGTGGTGACGGCTGGGCTTATGATATTGGTTATGGCGGACTCGACCATGTGATTGCTTCAGGTGAAGATGTTAATATTCTTGTTCTGGATACCGAAGTTTATTCAAACACAGGAGGACAGGCTTCAAAATCGACACCAGTGGGAGCAGTGGCTAAGTTTGCTGCATCAGGTATGAAAACGCGTAAAAAAGACCTTGGAGCCATGGCAATGACTTATGGCTATGTTTACGTTGCTCAGGTCGCCATGGGAGCCAGCCAGTCGCAGTATTTTAAAGCCATCAAAGAAGCTGAAGAATATCCCGGACCTTCATTAATTATTGCTTATTCACCCTGTATCAACCACGGTCTGCATAAAGGAATGGGAAAATCTCAGGAAGAAATGGAATATGCCGTCAAATCTGGCTATTGGCATCTCTACCGCTACAATCCGCTACTTGAAAAAGAAGGAAAGAATCCGTTCCAGCTTGATTCTCCCGAACCCGACTGGAGTAAATTTCAGGAATTTCTGAATAATGAAGTCCGTTACACCTCGCTTCGTAAATCTTTCCCTGCCGAGGCCATGAAATTATTTGAAATAGCCGAGCAGGATGCTAAGTGGCGGTATAATTACTACAAGCGACTGGCTGAAATTGACTATAGTAAATCCTGA
- a CDS encoding bifunctional 3,4-dihydroxy-2-butanone-4-phosphate synthase/GTP cyclohydrolase II: protein MLDTVEQAIEDIKQGKIVIVVDDEERENEGDFVIAARHVTPAVINFMAKEGRGLICAPIIETRADELGLELMVSSNTGLHETPFTVSIDLRGHGCTTGISAHDRAKTIRALIDPNTKPEDFAKPGHIFPLRAKKGGVIRRSGHTEAAIDLARLAGFEPVGAICEIMNEDGTMARLPDLRKIADKHGLHIISIKDIIAYRLQKESLIERLVDKVDLPTEFGSFRIIAYRQITTNEVHLALVKGSWNENEPVLVRVHSSCVTGDIFGSYRCDCGPQLHRAMQIVENEGKGVVLYMNQEGRGIGLVNKLKAYQLQEQGLDTVEANIHLGFNPDERDYGVGAQILRDLGIRKIKLISNNPAKRIGLEAYGLEIVERVPLEIKANLFNKKYLKTKKLKMGHNLSDNTLD, encoded by the coding sequence ATGCTCGACACAGTAGAACAGGCGATTGAAGACATCAAACAAGGGAAAATTGTCATCGTTGTGGATGATGAGGAGAGGGAAAACGAAGGTGACTTCGTTATTGCAGCGAGGCATGTAACACCTGCAGTCATAAATTTTATGGCGAAAGAAGGCAGAGGTTTGATTTGTGCACCCATTATTGAAACCCGGGCTGATGAGCTTGGGCTTGAACTTATGGTTTCTTCCAATACAGGCTTACATGAGACCCCGTTTACCGTTTCCATAGACCTGAGAGGGCATGGGTGTACAACCGGAATTTCGGCACACGACAGGGCAAAAACCATTCGTGCATTGATAGATCCAAACACAAAACCTGAAGATTTTGCCAAGCCGGGGCACATTTTTCCGCTGAGGGCAAAAAAAGGTGGCGTTATCAGGCGTAGCGGGCATACTGAAGCGGCAATTGACCTTGCCCGACTGGCAGGTTTTGAGCCTGTGGGTGCTATTTGTGAAATTATGAATGAGGACGGAACCATGGCACGCCTGCCCGACCTTCGTAAGATTGCCGATAAACATGGCCTTCACATTATTTCAATAAAAGACATCATTGCTTATCGCCTTCAGAAGGAGTCACTCATTGAACGCCTGGTAGATAAGGTAGATCTGCCCACTGAGTTTGGGAGCTTCAGGATTATTGCCTACCGGCAGATTACCACCAATGAAGTTCATCTGGCTCTTGTTAAAGGAAGCTGGAACGAAAATGAACCGGTGTTGGTCAGAGTACATTCATCTTGTGTTACAGGAGATATTTTCGGAAGTTATCGCTGCGATTGTGGTCCTCAGCTTCATCGGGCCATGCAGATTGTCGAAAACGAAGGAAAAGGAGTTGTTTTATACATGAATCAGGAAGGAAGGGGGATAGGGCTGGTTAACAAGCTCAAAGCATACCAGTTGCAGGAACAAGGGCTCGATACTGTGGAAGCCAATATTCATCTGGGATTTAATCCGGATGAGCGTGATTATGGTGTAGGTGCCCAGATTCTGCGTGATTTGGGTATCAGAAAGATTAAACTTATCTCAAATAATCCGGCAAAAAGAATAGGCCTTGAAGCTTACGGCCTTGAAATAGTGGAGCGTGTTCCACTTGAGATTAAGGCAAATCTGTTCAATAAGAAATACCTTAAAACCAAAAAGCTCAAAATGGGACATAATCTTTCCGACAACACTCTGGATTAA
- a CDS encoding glycosyltransferase has protein sequence MIWAILFFLSVFLIFHSYMLYPLLVQWLAKRKSPNQLVFETEKDFPEVTVILAAHNEEKVIRQKIESTFRCSYPQEKIKMLIGSDASTDQTNMIVSELQQKYNGLRLKAFEKRTGKAGIINQLATEADTPVLILTDANVIFTEKTIVEMVKHFKNEEIKLVGGNIVNSHNSIEGISIQEEKYISRENRIKYAEGVLWGTMAGAFGGCYAIRKEYFSPVPPRFFMDDFYITMNVLEKGGKAVMELKALCFEDVSNKPSEEFRRKIRISIGNYQNLLRYKKLIFSSKPSLSFSFISHKILRWLGPFFLILAFVSNIFLLQRSGFYQLTFYIQLGLLLIPLLDTFLRSIKVHLTLLRLISHFYFMNMALLIGFFRFLKGVESNIWQPTQRFQ, from the coding sequence ATGATTTGGGCGATATTGTTTTTTCTGTCAGTTTTTCTGATATTTCATTCCTATATGCTTTATCCGCTGTTGGTTCAGTGGCTTGCAAAAAGGAAAAGCCCTAATCAGCTTGTTTTTGAAACCGAAAAAGATTTTCCTGAAGTAACCGTTATTCTTGCTGCTCACAACGAAGAAAAAGTCATCAGACAAAAGATAGAAAGCACTTTCAGGTGTAGCTATCCGCAGGAAAAAATAAAAATGCTGATTGGTTCAGATGCAAGTACCGATCAGACAAATATGATTGTCAGCGAATTGCAGCAAAAATACAATGGGCTTCGCCTGAAAGCGTTTGAGAAGCGAACAGGCAAAGCCGGTATTATCAACCAGTTGGCCACTGAAGCTGATACTCCGGTGTTAATTCTTACGGATGCCAATGTTATTTTTACTGAAAAAACGATAGTTGAAATGGTAAAACATTTCAAAAATGAAGAAATAAAGCTGGTTGGGGGCAATATTGTCAATTCGCATAATAGTATTGAAGGGATTTCAATACAGGAGGAAAAATATATCAGCAGGGAAAACCGGATAAAATATGCAGAAGGGGTTTTATGGGGTACCATGGCAGGGGCTTTCGGAGGATGTTATGCCATCAGAAAAGAATATTTCAGTCCTGTTCCTCCCCGTTTTTTTATGGACGATTTTTACATCACGATGAACGTCCTTGAAAAAGGAGGGAAAGCTGTCATGGAGCTGAAAGCCTTGTGTTTTGAAGATGTTTCAAATAAACCGAGTGAAGAATTTAGGCGAAAGATCCGCATCTCCATCGGGAATTATCAAAACCTTCTTCGCTACAAAAAACTGATTTTCTCCTCAAAACCCAGTCTTTCATTTAGTTTTATCTCTCATAAAATTCTTCGTTGGCTGGGACCGTTTTTTCTTATTCTGGCTTTTGTTTCAAATATCTTTCTCTTACAGCGGTCTGGGTTTTATCAACTCACTTTTTATATTCAGCTTGGTTTGTTGCTGATCCCCCTTCTGGATACTTTTTTGCGCAGTATAAAAGTTCATTTAACTTTGCTTCGGCTTATTTCTCATTTTTATTTCATGAATATGGCGCTTTTGATTGGATTTTTCAGGTTTTTAAAAGGTGTTGAATCGAATATCTGGCAGCCAACTCAAAGATTTCAGTAA
- a CDS encoding FprA family A-type flavoprotein produces MNQNRVLEIIPGVKWIGALDPDLRVFDVIMETKFGTTYNSYFIDAEKKAIIETVKEPFFNDYLEKIKSVCDPADIEYIILDHTEPDHSGSLKHLLKHCPDATVIGSGNAIRYLNDIVNFPFRSKVVKDGDELSLGNKTLRFIAAPNLHWPDSMFTYMVEDQLLFSCDAFGAHYCDERMFDDKTGNFDEAFVYYFDVILKPFSRFMLKAIEKIENLDIKMICPGHGPILRSYWKKYVDLSREYSRQELEFRKPDNLRVFIPYVSAYGYTRIIAEKIANGIRQAGNISVEIADIQDKDFHFINEKLSSSSALIVGSPTINQNILPQIYNLFGAINPIRDKGKLFAAFGSYGWSGEGPDIISSALTTLKLKSVSVPLKIKFYPSEEIERQLFDFGYDFGKKLCESAVINSDQ; encoded by the coding sequence ATGAATCAGAATAGAGTACTTGAAATAATCCCCGGTGTTAAATGGATAGGTGCATTAGACCCCGACCTGCGTGTTTTTGACGTGATAATGGAGACAAAGTTTGGGACTACCTATAATTCCTATTTTATTGATGCAGAAAAAAAAGCCATTATTGAAACCGTAAAAGAGCCTTTTTTCAATGATTACCTTGAAAAAATCAAATCAGTTTGCGATCCCGCTGATATTGAATACATTATCCTCGACCATACTGAGCCCGACCATTCAGGCAGCCTGAAACACCTGCTGAAACACTGCCCGGATGCAACAGTTATTGGCAGTGGAAATGCTATTCGCTACCTGAACGATATTGTCAATTTCCCTTTCCGTTCAAAAGTAGTCAAAGATGGAGATGAATTGTCTTTGGGTAACAAAACATTGCGCTTTATTGCCGCACCCAACCTCCACTGGCCGGATTCAATGTTCACCTATATGGTTGAAGATCAATTACTTTTTAGTTGTGATGCTTTCGGTGCCCACTATTGTGATGAAAGAATGTTTGATGACAAAACAGGCAATTTTGACGAAGCTTTTGTTTATTACTTTGATGTCATACTGAAGCCTTTCAGTCGTTTTATGCTCAAGGCCATTGAAAAAATTGAAAATCTTGACATTAAAATGATTTGCCCCGGACATGGCCCGATCCTTCGTTCATACTGGAAAAAATATGTTGACCTCTCGAGGGAATACAGCAGGCAGGAACTTGAATTCAGAAAACCTGATAATCTCAGGGTTTTTATCCCTTATGTTTCTGCCTATGGCTATACACGAATCATTGCAGAAAAAATAGCCAACGGAATCAGACAGGCGGGAAATATAAGTGTGGAAATAGCAGACATTCAGGACAAAGATTTCCATTTCATCAATGAAAAACTAAGTTCTTCTTCAGCCCTGATTGTCGGTTCTCCAACCATCAATCAAAACATACTTCCTCAGATTTACAATCTCTTTGGGGCCATCAATCCCATACGGGATAAAGGAAAGTTATTTGCCGCATTTGGCTCTTACGGATGGAGTGGTGAAGGGCCCGATATTATCTCTTCAGCCCTCACAACCCTGAAACTCAAATCTGTTTCCGTGCCACTGAAAATTAAATTTTATCCTTCTGAGGAAATTGAAAGGCAACTATTTGATTTTGGTTACGATTTCGGGAAAAAACTGTGTGAAAGCGCTGTAATAAATAGCGATCAATGA
- a CDS encoding site-specific DNA-methyltransferase, whose protein sequence is MTELANSSIHLIITSPPYWQLKDYGSKDQIGFHDNYESYINNLNLVWKECYRVLYPGCRLCVNIGDQFARSVYYGRYKVIPIREEIIKFCENVGFDYMGAIIWQKVTTSNTTGGGVQMGSYPYPRNGILKLDYEFILIFKKLGEAPKPTKEKKELSKMTAEEWNTFFSGHWNFAGVRQNNHIAMFPEELPRRLIKMFSFVGDIVLDPFTGSGTTNLAAKNLDRNSVGYEINPEFIPIIQEKIGANQIDFHETSFEFIIQKTTFDFEKEIQKLPYIFKDPHTFDKKVDPKKLQFGSRIDKNGNKKREEFFTVKEVISPEKLKLSNGLIVKLIGIKENQGINGEATNFLKEKTKGRKVFMRFDNQKYDNDNNLLCYLYLENKTFINAHLIKSGLVQVDVGFDYKYKDKFLNLLRQSNG, encoded by the coding sequence ATGACAGAACTTGCAAATAGTTCGATTCATTTGATAATTACCTCACCACCTTATTGGCAACTAAAGGACTATGGTTCAAAAGATCAAATCGGGTTTCATGACAATTACGAAAGCTATATTAATAATCTGAATCTTGTTTGGAAAGAGTGCTATCGTGTTTTATATCCCGGGTGCAGGCTCTGCGTAAATATTGGCGACCAATTCGCACGCTCAGTTTATTATGGCCGATACAAAGTAATACCTATCCGGGAAGAAATAATAAAGTTTTGTGAAAATGTGGGCTTTGATTACATGGGAGCAATCATCTGGCAAAAGGTGACTACTTCCAATACAACAGGAGGCGGTGTACAAATGGGTTCATATCCTTATCCCCGTAATGGGATTCTCAAACTTGACTATGAGTTTATTCTCATTTTTAAAAAACTTGGGGAAGCACCAAAACCCACAAAAGAGAAAAAGGAGCTTTCCAAGATGACAGCAGAAGAATGGAACACTTTCTTCTCAGGGCACTGGAATTTTGCAGGGGTCAGGCAAAACAATCATATTGCCATGTTTCCCGAAGAATTGCCAAGACGATTAATTAAGATGTTCTCTTTCGTTGGCGATATCGTTCTTGACCCATTCACTGGAAGTGGAACAACAAATCTTGCGGCAAAAAATCTTGACAGGAATTCTGTCGGATATGAAATTAATCCCGAGTTCATCCCTATAATTCAAGAAAAGATAGGTGCAAATCAAATTGACTTTCACGAAACCAGCTTTGAATTTATTATTCAAAAAACCACTTTTGACTTCGAAAAAGAAATTCAAAAATTACCCTATATTTTCAAAGATCCCCATACTTTTGACAAAAAAGTTGATCCGAAAAAATTACAATTCGGTTCCCGCATTGATAAAAACGGGAATAAAAAACGAGAAGAATTTTTTACTGTTAAAGAAGTCATTAGCCCTGAAAAATTAAAACTTAGTAATGGTCTTATTGTCAAACTCATTGGAATAAAGGAAAACCAGGGTATTAATGGCGAAGCAACGAATTTCTTAAAAGAGAAAACCAAGGGAAGAAAGGTATTCATGAGGTTTGACAATCAGAAATATGATAATGATAACAATTTACTGTGTTACCTATACCTTGAAAATAAAACTTTTATCAATGCTCACCTGATTAAAAGCGGACTGGTTCAGGTGGATGTCGGTTTTGATTATAAATACAAAGATAAATTTTTAAACCTTTTGCGTCAAAGTAATGGCTAA
- a CDS encoding MjaI family restriction endonuclease — MAKEWILNSAMNRFQLNFKRNVGPTSESIRKCSPKNIDEWRDYYFKNVKPKDHIIELGKKLYIKITEVIQAEVSEITEQDCIDYMIQLVIDRTYEGYVTEIHTVYGQLQRILGVKIEPAPDEWDRLFNVDFYIKVKEKYIGLQIKPVNSNIQLPEIFKEYNLQSESHQKFTEVFGGKVFYLFSTKVGDKKEIQNKEIIDEIKKEIERLMAG; from the coding sequence ATGGCTAAAGAATGGATTTTAAATTCAGCGATGAATCGCTTCCAGCTTAATTTCAAAAGAAATGTGGGGCCAACTTCTGAATCAATAAGAAAATGTTCACCCAAAAACATTGATGAATGGCGTGATTATTACTTTAAAAACGTAAAGCCAAAAGATCATATCATTGAACTTGGCAAAAAACTTTACATTAAAATTACCGAAGTAATACAAGCTGAAGTATCCGAAATTACCGAACAGGACTGCATCGATTATATGATACAGTTGGTAATCGATCGAACCTACGAAGGATATGTAACAGAAATCCACACTGTGTATGGTCAGTTACAAAGAATTTTAGGCGTTAAAATTGAACCTGCTCCAGATGAATGGGACAGGCTTTTTAATGTTGACTTTTACATAAAAGTCAAAGAGAAATACATCGGGCTACAGATAAAACCAGTAAACTCAAACATTCAACTACCTGAAATATTCAAGGAATATAACCTGCAATCCGAATCCCATCAAAAATTTACAGAAGTTTTCGGTGGAAAAGTATTCTATCTGTTTTCTACCAAAGTTGGAGATAAAAAAGAAATACAGAACAAAGAAATAATTGATGAAATCAAAAAAGAAATAGAACGACTGATGGCAGGTTAA